One window from the genome of Schistocerca piceifrons isolate TAMUIC-IGC-003096 chromosome 1, iqSchPice1.1, whole genome shotgun sequence encodes:
- the LOC124790134 gene encoding methionine aminopeptidase 2-like, with amino-acid sequence MAAVMANVEKSEEKLPDKEFAHEIDDGEAEEGTPDASKKKRRKKKRKEEAAAATTDATQGYIQRQDEDKIEQRLRVAHTSCEDGAKDGKTKKKKKKRIVATKEKGNDNGKKEEQIKQTDPPSIPIVDLFPNGCYPVGQCMDYPVIGDYRTARQRVTSEEQKAIDRMNVDIYNEFRIAAEAHRQTREYIRRWMKPGMTMIQICEELESVARRLIKENGLKAGLAFPTGCSRNHCAAHYTPNSGDSTVLLYDDVTKIDFGTHINGRIIDCAFTLTFNPKYDKLVEAVREATNTGIRCAGIDVPLCDVGAEIQEVMESYEVEIDGKTYPVKSICNLNGHSISQYRIHAGKTVPIVKGGDATLMEENEVYAIETFGSTGRGQVHADMGVSHYMKNFDASPGHLRLQSSQSLLNTINKHFSTLAFCRRWLERVGCTKYHMALKDLKDKHIVNAYPPLCDVKGSYTAQFEHTILLRPTCKEVVSRGSDY; translated from the exons ATGGCAGCTGTAATGGCTAATGTTGAGAAATCGGAAGAAAAATTGCCTGATAAAGAGTTCGCTCACGAAATAGACGATGGGGAGGCGGAAGAAGGAACACCTGATGCCtcgaaaaagaagagaagaaaaaagaagagaaaagaagaggCTGCAGCAGCTACTACAGATGCCACACAAGGCTATATCCAGAGACAAGATGAGGACAAAATAGAACAACGTTTGAGGG TGGCACATACTAGCTGTGAAGATGGTGCTAAGGATGGCAagacgaagaaaaagaagaagaaaagaattgTTGCAACAAAGGAAAAAGGCAACGACAATGGCAAGAAGGAAGAGCAAATAAAGCAGACGGACCCACCATCCATACCTATTGTAGATCTTTTCCCAAATGGTTGCTATCCCGTAGGACAATGTATGGACTATCCCGTTATAGGTGACTATCGTACTGCTAGGCAACGTGTCACTTCAGAAGAACAGAAAGCAATTGACCGCATGAACGTTGACATTTATAATGAGTTTAGAATAGCTGCAGAAGCTCATCGACAGACTAGAGAATACATTCGGCGATGGATGAAACCTGGCATGACTATGATACAGATTTGTGAGGAACTTGAATCAGTAGCTCGCAGATTAATTAAGGAGAACGGTTTGAAGGCAGGTCTGGCCTTCCCTACTGGATGTTCTCGCAACCATTGTGCAGCTCATTATACGCCAAACAGCGGTGATTCTACTGTTTTGTTATATGACGATGTTACAAAGATAGATTTTGGAACTCACATTAATGGTCGAATAATAGACTGTGCGTTCACATTGACTTTCAATCCAAAATATGATAAACTTGTTGAAGCTGTACGAGAAGcaacaaatactggaataaggTGTGCCGGTATTGATGTTCCACTTTGTGATGTTGGTGCTGAGATCCAAGAAGTTATGGAGTCTTACGAGGTAGAAATTGATGGTAAAACATATCCAGTAAAATCAATTTGCAATCTTAACGGCCACTCCATATCACAGTACAGAATTCATGCTGGAAAAACAGTGCCTATAGTAAAAGGTGGTGACGCTACACTAATGGAAGAAAATGAAGTGTATGCAATAGAGACATTTGGCTCTACTGGTCGTGGTCAGGTCCATGCAGATATGGGAGTTTCTCATTACATGAAGAATTTTGATGCATCACCCGGTCACTTACGGTTGCAGTCCTCACAGTCATTACTGAATACAATAAACAAGCATTTTAGCACACTAGCATTTTGCCGTCGCTGGTTAGAAAGAGTTGGTTGTACTAAATATCATATGGCTTTGAAGGATCTGAAGGACAAACACATAGTTAATGCATATCCACCACTTTGTGATGTTAAAGGATCATACACTGCACAGTTTGAACATACAATTTTGTTGCGTCCAACGTGCAAAGAAGTTGTAAGCCGGGGTAGTGATTACTGA